A section of the Pseudomonas sp. FP453 genome encodes:
- a CDS encoding imelysin family protein: protein MIRMPLATASLLAIAISLAGCGEGKDKAAAPQAPTPAASTTAPAAATPAGQVDEAAAKAVVAHYADMVFAVYSDAESTAKTLQTAIDAFLAKPNDETLKAARAAWVAARVPYLQSEVFRFGNTIIDDWEGQVNAWPLDEGLIDYVDKSYEHALGNPGATANIIANTEIQVGEDKVDVKEITPEKLASLNELGGSEANVATGYHAIEFLLWGQDLNGTGPGAGNRPASDYLTGDGATGGHNERRRAYLSAVTQLLVSDLEEMVGNWKPNVADNYRATLEAEPATDGLRKMLFGMGSLSLGELAGERMKVSLEANSPEDEQDCFSDNTHNSHFYDAKGIRNVYLGEYTRTDGSKMTGASLSSLVAKADPAADSALKADLAATEAKIQVMVDHAGKGEHYDQLIAAGNDAGNQIVRDAIAALVKQTGSIEAAAGKLGISDLNPDNADHEF, encoded by the coding sequence ATGATTCGTATGCCCCTGGCCACCGCCAGTCTGCTGGCCATTGCCATTTCTCTCGCCGGTTGCGGCGAAGGTAAAGACAAGGCCGCCGCGCCACAGGCGCCGACCCCGGCTGCCAGCACTACCGCTCCAGCGGCTGCCACCCCTGCCGGCCAGGTTGACGAAGCAGCCGCCAAGGCAGTGGTCGCGCATTACGCTGACATGGTATTCGCGGTCTACAGCGACGCCGAATCCACCGCAAAAACCCTGCAAACCGCAATCGACGCGTTCCTCGCCAAGCCAAACGATGAAACCCTGAAAGCCGCCCGCGCCGCATGGGTTGCCGCCCGCGTGCCGTACCTGCAGAGCGAAGTGTTCCGCTTCGGCAACACCATCATCGACGACTGGGAAGGCCAGGTGAACGCCTGGCCACTGGACGAAGGCCTGATCGACTACGTCGACAAGTCCTACGAACACGCCCTGGGCAACCCGGGCGCCACCGCCAACATCATCGCCAACACCGAGATCCAGGTCGGCGAAGACAAAGTCGATGTGAAGGAAATCACCCCGGAAAAACTCGCCAGCCTCAATGAGCTGGGCGGTTCCGAAGCCAACGTCGCCACCGGCTACCACGCCATCGAATTCCTGCTGTGGGGCCAAGACCTCAACGGCACCGGCCCTGGCGCGGGCAACCGTCCGGCCTCGGACTACCTGACCGGTGACGGCGCCACGGGCGGCCACAACGAGCGTCGCCGCGCCTACCTGAGCGCCGTGACCCAACTGCTGGTCAGCGACCTCGAAGAAATGGTCGGCAACTGGAAGCCAAACGTCGCCGACAACTACCGCGCCACCCTGGAAGCAGAACCTGCCACCGACGGCCTGCGCAAAATGCTGTTCGGCATGGGCAGCCTGTCCCTCGGCGAACTGGCGGGTGAGCGCATGAAGGTTTCCCTGGAAGCCAACTCGCCGGAAGACGAGCAGGACTGCTTCAGCGACAACACCCACAACTCGCACTTCTACGACGCCAAGGGCATCCGCAACGTCTACCTGGGCGAGTACACCCGCACCGACGGCAGCAAGATGACCGGCGCCAGCCTGTCGTCCCTGGTGGCCAAGGCCGACCCGGCTGCCGACAGCGCCTTGAAGGCTGACCTGGCGGCGACCGAAGCGAAGATCCAGGTCATGGTTGATCACGCTGGCAAAGGTGAGCACTACGACCAGTTGATCGCCGCCGGTAACGACGCGGGCAACCAGATCGTACGCGACGCCATCGCCGCACTGGTCAAGCAGACCGGTTCGATCGAAGCCGCTGCGGGCAAGCTGGGCATCAGCGACCTGAACCCGGATAACGCTGATCACGAGTTCTGA
- the arfB gene encoding alternative ribosome rescue aminoacyl-tRNA hydrolase ArfB translates to MLVISNNVQLPDAEIELTAIRAQGAGGQNVNKVSSAVHLRFDIPASSLPEFYKERLLALRDSRITSEGVLVLKAQQYRTQEQNRADALERLVELILSATKVEKKRRPTKPTLGSKKRRLESKTKRGSIKAGRGKVDF, encoded by the coding sequence ATGCTGGTGATTTCCAACAATGTGCAGCTGCCGGATGCCGAGATCGAGCTGACCGCGATTCGCGCTCAGGGCGCCGGTGGGCAGAACGTCAACAAGGTGTCGAGTGCGGTGCACCTGCGGTTTGATATTCCGGCGTCGTCGCTGCCTGAGTTCTACAAGGAGCGGCTGCTGGCGCTGCGCGACAGTCGCATCACCAGCGAGGGTGTGCTGGTGCTCAAGGCCCAGCAATATCGGACCCAGGAGCAGAATCGCGCGGATGCGCTGGAGCGCCTGGTGGAGCTGATCCTCAGTGCCACCAAGGTCGAGAAGAAGCGCCGTCCGACCAAGCCCACCCTGGGCTCGAAAAAACGCCGGCTGGAATCCAAGACCAAACGCGGCAGCATCAAGGCCGGGCGCGGCAAGGTCGACTTCTAG
- a CDS encoding MFS transporter → MPDTQRPMAVTLQVVSIVLFTFIGYLNIGIPLAVLPGYVHSTLGYGAVIAGLVISVQYLATLLSRPYAGKIIDNLGSKRAVVIGLAGCGLSGVFMLLAAWFASLPAVSLGSLLIGRLVLGSAESLVGSGAIGWGIGRVGAANTAKVISWNGIASYGALAVGAPLGVLLVSHLGLWSMGVSIILLAIIGLLLAWKKEPAPIVAGVRLPFMNVLGRVLPHGCALALGSIGFGTIATFITLYYTTQHWDNAVWALSLFGASFIGARLLFGNLINRIGGFRVAIACLSVEILGLLLLWLAPDANLALAGAALSGFGFSLVFPALGVEAVNLVPASSRGSAVGAYSLFIDLSLGITGPLAGAVAAGFGFASIFLFAALAALGGLLLSVYLYRQAPKAREARGD, encoded by the coding sequence ATGCCAGATACCCAGCGCCCCATGGCGGTCACGCTGCAAGTTGTTTCCATCGTGTTGTTCACCTTTATCGGCTACCTGAATATCGGCATTCCCCTCGCCGTATTGCCGGGCTATGTCCACAGCACGCTGGGCTACGGCGCCGTGATTGCCGGGTTGGTGATCAGCGTGCAATACCTGGCCACCCTGCTCAGCCGCCCGTACGCCGGCAAGATCATCGACAACCTGGGCAGCAAGCGCGCCGTGGTGATCGGCTTGGCGGGCTGCGGCTTGAGCGGCGTGTTCATGCTGTTGGCGGCGTGGTTTGCCAGCTTGCCGGCCGTCAGCCTCGGTAGCCTGTTGATTGGCCGCCTGGTCTTGGGCAGCGCGGAGAGCCTGGTCGGCTCGGGCGCCATCGGCTGGGGCATCGGCCGTGTCGGCGCGGCCAATACGGCCAAGGTCATTTCCTGGAACGGCATCGCCAGCTACGGCGCCCTCGCCGTCGGCGCGCCGCTGGGGGTGCTGCTGGTCAGCCATCTCGGGCTGTGGAGCATGGGCGTCAGCATCATCCTGCTGGCGATCATCGGCCTGCTACTGGCCTGGAAGAAGGAGCCCGCGCCCATCGTCGCTGGCGTGCGCCTGCCCTTCATGAATGTGCTGGGCCGCGTGTTGCCCCACGGTTGTGCGTTGGCGCTGGGCTCCATCGGCTTCGGCACCATCGCCACCTTTATCACCCTGTATTACACCACCCAGCACTGGGACAACGCCGTGTGGGCCCTGAGCCTGTTCGGCGCCAGTTTTATCGGCGCACGCCTGCTGTTTGGCAACCTGATCAACCGGATCGGCGGCTTTCGCGTGGCGATTGCCTGCCTGTCCGTGGAAATCCTCGGCCTGCTGCTGTTGTGGCTGGCGCCTGACGCCAACCTGGCCCTGGCCGGCGCGGCCTTGAGCGGGTTTGGCTTTTCCCTGGTGTTTCCGGCGCTGGGCGTCGAGGCGGTCAACCTGGTGCCCGCGTCTAGCCGTGGCTCGGCGGTGGGGGCTTACTCGCTGTTCATCGACTTGTCGTTGGGGATCACCGGCCCGTTGGCCGGGGCGGTGGCGGCAGGGTTCGGCTTTGCGTCGATCTTCCTGTTCGCCGCCCTCGCCGCCCTCGGTGGTTTACTGCTGAGCGTCTACCTGTACCGGCAAGCGCCCAAGGCCCGTGAGGCGCGCGGTGACTAG
- a CDS encoding bifunctional diguanylate cyclase/phosphodiesterase: MKLELKNSLSVKLLRVVLLSALVVGVALSVAQIVFDAYKTRQAVASDAQRILDMFRDPSTQAVYSLDREMGMQVIEGLFQDDAVRMASIGHPNETMLAEKSRALQQSPSRWLTDLILGQERTFTTALVGKGPYSEYYGDLSITLDTATYGKGFIVSSVIIFISGVLRALAMGLVLYLVYHWLLTKPLSRIIEHLTSINPDRPSEHKIPQLKGHERNELGLWINTANQLLESIERNTHLRHEAESSLRRMAQYDFLTGLPNRQKLQEQLDKILIDAGRRQRRVAVLCVGLDDFKSVNEQFTYQAGDQLLLALADRLRAHSGRLGALARLGGDQFALVQADIDQPYEAAELAQSILDDLEAEFALDHEQIRLRATIGITLFPEDGDSTEKLLQKAEQTMTLAKSRSRNRYQFYIASVDSEMRRRRELEKDLRDALSRNQFHLVYQPQISYREHRVVGVEALIRWQHPEHGLVPPDLFIPLAEQNGTIIAIGEWVLDQACRQLREWHDQGFTELRMAVNLSTVQLHHTELPRVVNNLMQIYRLPPRSLELEVTETGLMEDISTAAQHLLSLRRSGALIAIDDFGTGYSSLSYLKSLPLDKIKIDKSFVQDLLDDDDDATIVRAIIQLGKSLGMQVIAEGVETAEQEAYIISEGCHEGQGYHYSKPLPARELAAFLKQSERNNAAIL, translated from the coding sequence TTGAAGCTGGAACTCAAAAACAGCTTGTCGGTGAAGTTGCTACGGGTTGTGCTGCTCTCGGCATTGGTCGTGGGTGTGGCGCTCAGCGTGGCGCAGATCGTTTTTGACGCCTATAAGACGCGCCAGGCCGTGGCCAGCGACGCCCAGCGTATCCTCGACATGTTCCGCGACCCCTCGACCCAGGCCGTCTACAGCCTTGATCGCGAGATGGGCATGCAGGTCATCGAGGGCCTGTTCCAGGACGACGCCGTGCGCATGGCGTCCATCGGCCATCCCAACGAAACCATGCTTGCGGAAAAAAGCCGCGCCTTGCAGCAATCCCCCAGCCGCTGGTTGACCGACCTGATTCTGGGCCAGGAACGCACGTTCACCACTGCCCTGGTCGGCAAAGGCCCGTACAGCGAGTATTACGGCGATTTGAGCATCACCCTCGACACCGCCACCTACGGCAAGGGCTTTATTGTCAGCTCGGTGATCATCTTTATTTCCGGGGTGCTGCGCGCCCTGGCCATGGGCCTGGTGCTGTACCTGGTCTATCACTGGCTGCTGACCAAGCCGTTGTCGCGGATTATCGAACACCTGACGTCGATCAACCCGGACCGCCCCAGCGAACACAAGATCCCCCAGCTCAAGGGCCATGAGCGCAATGAACTGGGGCTGTGGATCAACACCGCCAACCAGTTGCTCGAATCCATCGAGCGCAACACCCACCTGCGTCACGAGGCCGAGAGCAGCCTGCGGCGCATGGCGCAATACGACTTCCTGACCGGTTTACCCAATCGCCAGAAGCTGCAGGAGCAACTGGACAAGATCCTCATCGACGCCGGCCGCCGGCAACGTCGCGTGGCCGTACTGTGTGTGGGCCTGGACGACTTCAAAAGCGTCAACGAGCAGTTCACCTACCAGGCCGGCGACCAATTGCTGCTGGCCCTTGCCGACCGCTTGCGCGCCCACAGTGGTCGCCTCGGCGCCCTGGCCCGCCTGGGGGGCGACCAGTTCGCCCTGGTCCAGGCCGACATCGATCAGCCCTACGAAGCCGCCGAACTGGCGCAAAGCATCCTCGACGACCTGGAAGCGGAATTCGCCCTCGACCACGAGCAGATCCGCCTGCGCGCCACCATCGGCATCACCTTGTTCCCGGAAGACGGCGACAGCACCGAGAAGCTGCTGCAAAAAGCCGAACAGACCATGACCCTGGCCAAGAGCCGCTCACGCAATCGCTACCAGTTTTATATCGCCAGCGTGGACAGCGAAATGCGCCGGCGCCGCGAACTGGAAAAAGACCTGCGCGATGCCTTGAGCCGCAACCAGTTTCACCTGGTGTACCAGCCGCAGATCAGCTACCGCGAGCATCGCGTGGTGGGCGTCGAAGCGCTGATCCGCTGGCAGCACCCGGAACACGGCCTGGTGCCGCCCGACCTGTTCATCCCGCTGGCCGAACAGAACGGCACCATCATTGCGATTGGCGAATGGGTGCTGGACCAGGCCTGCCGGCAGTTGCGCGAATGGCACGACCAGGGTTTCACCGAGTTGCGCATGGCGGTCAACCTGTCCACCGTGCAGTTGCACCACACCGAGCTGCCGCGGGTGGTCAACAACCTGATGCAGATCTACCGCCTGCCGCCGCGCAGCCTGGAGCTGGAAGTCACCGAAACCGGCCTGATGGAAGACATCAGCACCGCCGCCCAACACCTGCTGAGCCTGCGCCGCTCCGGGGCGTTGATCGCCATCGACGACTTCGGCACCGGCTATTCATCCCTCAGCTACCTGAAAAGCCTGCCGCTGGACAAGATCAAGATCGACAAGAGCTTCGTCCAGGACCTGCTGGATGACGACGACGATGCCACCATCGTGCGAGCCATCATCCAGCTGGGCAAAAGCCTGGGCATGCAGGTGATCGCCGAAGGCGTGGAAACCGCCGAGCAGGAGGCGTACATCATCTCCGAGGGCTGCCACGAGGGGCAGGGTTATCACTACAGCAAACCGCTGCCGGCCCGGGAGTTGGCGGCTTTTTTGAAACAGTCCGAGCGCAATAACGCCGCGATTCTTTGA
- a CDS encoding pentapeptide repeat-containing protein → MHHTDIDGGTLQRADLEDLIDQHNGPLRLIGVDLSGADLSRMVLDHWIFERCILVQTSFLGARLEGTQWKSCRASLAIFEAANLLEAQFHSCDLNNTRWQRSKLPQASFEHCKLTGANFTHCASLGLSFSETRLNSAFLSGLSFARTVLNNLDFSDSDLSDADFRKAELIDCSLAHARINGANFAGADLRGADLSGFRLNDAKLFKGAVISKAQASMLLSELGLSVA, encoded by the coding sequence ATGCACCACACCGACATCGACGGCGGCACCCTGCAACGTGCTGACCTGGAAGACCTGATCGACCAGCACAACGGCCCTTTGCGCCTGATCGGCGTGGACCTGAGCGGTGCCGACCTGTCGCGCATGGTGCTCGATCACTGGATCTTCGAACGCTGCATCCTTGTCCAGACCTCTTTCCTCGGCGCCCGCCTGGAAGGCACCCAGTGGAAAAGCTGCCGCGCCAGCCTCGCGATCTTCGAAGCGGCCAACCTGCTGGAAGCGCAGTTCCACAGTTGCGACCTGAACAACACCCGCTGGCAGCGCAGCAAGCTGCCCCAGGCGAGTTTCGAGCACTGCAAGCTGACCGGTGCCAACTTCACCCATTGCGCGTCGCTGGGCCTGAGTTTCAGCGAGACCCGGCTCAACAGCGCGTTCCTGTCTGGGTTGTCGTTTGCCCGCACGGTGCTGAATAACCTGGATTTCTCCGACAGCGATTTGTCGGATGCCGACTTTCGCAAGGCCGAATTGATCGACTGCAGCCTCGCTCACGCGCGTATCAACGGCGCCAACTTTGCCGGTGCCGACCTGCGGGGCGCGGATTTGAGCGGGTTTCGCCTCAATGATGCCAAACTGTTCAAAGGCGCCGTGATTTCCAAAGCCCAGGCGTCGATGTTGTTGTCCGAGTTGGGCTTGTCCGTTGCCTAG
- a CDS encoding amino acid permease, translating to MSGPHSPSGELKRGLKNRHIQLIALGGAIGTGLFLGSAGVLKSAGPSMILGYAICGFIAFMIMRQLGEMIVEEPVAGSFSHFAHKYWGGFAGFLSGWNCWILYILVGMSELTAVGQYVHYWWPEIPTWVSAAAFFVLINLINLANVKVFGEAEFWFAIIKVVAIVGMIALGSYLLVSGSGGPQASVSNLWEHGGFFPHGVGGLVMAMAIIMFSFGGLEMLGFTAAEADQPRTVIPKAINQVIYRILIFYIGALVVLLSLTPWDALLTTLNASGDAYSGSPFVQVFSMLGSNTAAHILNFVVLTAALSVYNSGTYCNSRMLLGMAEQGDAPKALAKIDKRGVPVRSILASAAVTLVAVLMNYLIPQHALELLMSLVVATLVINWAMISFSHFKFRQHMNRTGQVPLFKALWYPYGNYLCLAFVAFILVVMLMIPGIQVSVYAIPVWVAFMAVCYWVKNKRKAQAALSTTGTVLE from the coding sequence ATGAGTGGACCCCATTCCCCTTCAGGCGAGCTTAAACGCGGCCTGAAAAATCGTCATATCCAGTTGATCGCCCTCGGTGGCGCCATCGGTACCGGCCTGTTCCTCGGCTCGGCCGGGGTGCTCAAATCCGCCGGTCCGTCGATGATCCTGGGCTATGCCATCTGCGGCTTTATCGCCTTCATGATCATGCGCCAACTCGGCGAGATGATCGTCGAAGAGCCGGTGGCCGGCTCCTTCAGCCACTTTGCCCACAAGTACTGGGGCGGTTTCGCCGGCTTCCTGTCGGGTTGGAACTGCTGGATCCTGTACATTCTCGTGGGCATGTCGGAGCTGACGGCTGTCGGCCAATATGTGCACTACTGGTGGCCGGAGATCCCGACCTGGGTCTCGGCGGCGGCGTTCTTCGTGCTGATCAACCTGATCAACCTGGCCAACGTCAAAGTCTTCGGTGAAGCCGAGTTCTGGTTTGCCATCATCAAGGTGGTGGCCATTGTCGGCATGATCGCCCTGGGCAGCTATTTGCTGGTCAGCGGCAGCGGCGGCCCGCAAGCCTCGGTGAGCAACCTGTGGGAACACGGTGGCTTCTTCCCCCACGGTGTGGGCGGCCTGGTGATGGCCATGGCGATCATCATGTTCTCCTTCGGCGGCCTGGAAATGCTCGGTTTCACTGCGGCCGAGGCTGACCAGCCACGCACGGTGATCCCGAAAGCGATCAACCAAGTGATCTACCGCATCCTGATCTTCTACATCGGTGCCCTGGTGGTGCTGCTGTCGCTGACCCCGTGGGACGCGCTGCTGACCACCCTCAATGCGTCCGGCGATGCCTACAGCGGTAGCCCGTTCGTGCAGGTGTTCTCGATGCTGGGCAGCAACACCGCGGCGCACATCCTCAACTTCGTGGTACTGACGGCGGCGCTGTCGGTGTACAACAGCGGCACCTACTGCAACAGCCGCATGCTGCTGGGCATGGCCGAGCAGGGCGATGCGCCCAAGGCGCTGGCGAAGATCGACAAACGCGGCGTGCCGGTGCGCTCGATCCTCGCCTCGGCGGCGGTCACCCTGGTGGCGGTGCTGATGAACTACCTGATCCCGCAACACGCGCTGGAACTGCTGATGTCCCTGGTAGTGGCCACGTTGGTGATCAACTGGGCGATGATCAGCTTTTCCCACTTCAAGTTCCGCCAGCACATGAACCGCACAGGCCAGGTGCCGCTGTTCAAGGCGCTGTGGTACCCGTACGGCAACTACCTCTGCCTGGCGTTCGTGGCGTTTATCCTGGTGGTCATGCTGATGATCCCGGGGATCCAGGTGTCGGTGTACGCGATCCCGGTGTGGGTGGCGTTTATGGCGGTGTGTTATTGGGTCAAGAACAAGCGTAAGGCGCAGGCAGCCCTGAGCACAACGGGGACAGTTCTGGAGTAG
- a CDS encoding AraC family transcriptional regulator, with amino-acid sequence MSERTTSASWAMGIVKALEMDGLDCRALFKQLGLDYSALSDPDARFPQDSMTRLWQRAVELSGNPAIGLNMGKVVRPASFHVAGYALMSSNTLAEGFMRLVRYQRIIAESADLSFRLLAEGYALILTVHGDHLPPTRQSAEASLASALALCGWLTGRTLEPRKVLLQGDQPADLAPYKQAFHAPLEFNAPYDALIFERADMDAPLPTANEAMALLHDRFAGEYLARFSESRVTHKARQVLCRLLPQGEPKREVVAQTLHLSQRTLQRRLQEEGTSFQTLLDDTRRELAEQYLAQPSMTLLEIAYLLGFADPSNFFRAFRRWFDATPGEYRARLLEATAISGARTPEYTAQTL; translated from the coding sequence ATGAGCGAACGAACAACTTCTGCAAGCTGGGCGATGGGGATAGTCAAGGCATTGGAGATGGACGGCCTGGATTGCCGAGCCTTGTTCAAGCAGCTGGGCCTGGACTACAGCGCCCTGAGCGATCCCGATGCGCGGTTCCCGCAAGACTCCATGACCCGCCTGTGGCAGCGGGCGGTGGAGCTGTCGGGCAACCCGGCGATTGGCTTGAACATGGGCAAAGTGGTGCGCCCTGCATCGTTTCATGTGGCGGGGTATGCACTGATGTCCAGCAACACGCTGGCCGAAGGCTTTATGCGCCTGGTGCGTTACCAGCGGATCATTGCGGAAAGCGCCGACCTGAGTTTCCGACTGTTAGCCGAAGGCTATGCGCTGATTCTGACGGTGCATGGCGATCATCTGCCACCCACCCGGCAAAGCGCCGAAGCCTCGCTGGCCAGCGCCCTGGCCCTGTGCGGCTGGCTGACCGGGCGCACCCTGGAGCCGCGCAAGGTGCTGTTGCAAGGCGATCAGCCAGCGGACCTGGCGCCCTATAAACAAGCGTTCCATGCGCCCCTGGAGTTCAACGCGCCGTATGACGCGCTGATTTTCGAGCGCGCCGACATGGATGCGCCGCTGCCCACCGCCAACGAAGCCATGGCGCTGCTGCATGATCGATTTGCCGGAGAATACCTGGCACGCTTTTCGGAAAGCCGCGTGACCCACAAGGCGCGCCAGGTGCTGTGCCGCCTGCTGCCCCAGGGTGAGCCCAAGCGTGAGGTGGTGGCCCAGACCCTGCACCTGTCCCAGCGCACCTTGCAGCGGCGCTTGCAGGAGGAGGGCACCAGTTTCCAGACCTTGCTCGACGACACCCGTCGCGAACTGGCCGAGCAATACCTGGCGCAGCCGAGCATGACCTTGCTGGAAATTGCCTACCTGTTGGGGTTTGCCGATCCGAGCAACTTCTTCCGCGCGTTTCGCCGCTGGTTCGATGCCACGCCCGGCGAATACCGGGCGCGGTTGCTGGAAGCGACGGCGATCAGTGGCGCCAGAACGCCGGAATACACAGCACAAACACTGTAA
- a CDS encoding TrkH family potassium uptake protein, producing MALPTLRIIGFIIGIFLITLAIAMVVPMATLVIFERTQDLPSFLWASMITFLAGLALVIPGRPEHVHLRPRDMYLLTVTSWVVVCIFAALPFLLTQHISYTDSFFESMSGITATGSTVLSGLDSMSPGILMWRSLLHWLGGIGFIGMAVAILPLLRIGGMRLFQTESSDRSEKVMPRSHMVARLIVAAYVGITILGSLAFWWAGMGLFDAINHAMSAISTGGFSTSDESLAHWKQPAVHWVAVVVMILGSLPFTLYVATLRGNRKALIKDQQVQGLLGLLLVTWLVLGTWYWWTTNLHWLDALRHVALNVTSVVTTTGFALGDYSLWGNFSLMLFFYLGFIGGCSGSTAGGIKIFRFQVAYILLKANLNQLIHPRAVIKQKYNGHRLDEEIVRSILTFSFFFAITICAIALALSLLGLDWMTALTGAASTVSGVGPGLGETIGPAGNFASLPDAAKWILSLGMLLGRLEIITVFVLCIPAFWRH from the coding sequence ATGGCGTTGCCGACCCTACGCATCATCGGTTTCATCATCGGCATCTTCCTGATCACCCTCGCGATCGCCATGGTCGTGCCCATGGCCACCCTGGTGATCTTCGAACGCACCCAAGACCTGCCTTCGTTCCTGTGGGCCAGCATGATCACCTTTCTCGCCGGCCTGGCCCTGGTCATCCCCGGGCGCCCCGAACACGTGCACCTGCGTCCACGGGACATGTACCTGCTGACCGTCACCAGCTGGGTGGTGGTGTGCATCTTTGCCGCGCTGCCGTTCCTGCTGACCCAGCACATCAGCTACACCGACTCGTTTTTTGAAAGCATGTCCGGCATCACCGCCACCGGCTCCACCGTATTGAGCGGGCTGGACAGCATGTCCCCGGGCATCCTGATGTGGCGCTCGCTGCTGCACTGGCTGGGGGGCATCGGCTTTATCGGCATGGCGGTGGCGATCCTGCCGCTGCTGCGCATCGGTGGCATGCGCCTGTTCCAGACCGAATCCTCCGACCGCTCGGAAAAGGTCATGCCGCGCTCGCACATGGTGGCGCGGCTGATCGTGGCGGCGTACGTGGGCATCACCATCCTTGGCAGCCTGGCGTTCTGGTGGGCCGGGATGGGGTTGTTCGATGCGATCAACCATGCGATGTCGGCGATTTCCACCGGCGGTTTTTCCACCTCCGATGAGTCCCTGGCCCACTGGAAGCAACCGGCGGTGCATTGGGTCGCCGTGGTGGTGATGATCCTCGGCAGCTTGCCGTTTACCTTGTATGTCGCCACGTTGCGCGGCAACCGCAAGGCATTGATCAAGGACCAGCAGGTGCAGGGTTTGCTCGGTTTGCTGCTGGTGACCTGGCTGGTGCTCGGCACCTGGTACTGGTGGACCACCAACCTGCATTGGCTGGACGCCCTGCGCCACGTGGCGCTGAACGTGACCTCGGTGGTCACCACCACCGGCTTCGCACTGGGGGACTACAGCCTGTGGGGCAACTTCTCACTGATGCTGTTTTTCTACCTGGGCTTTATCGGCGGTTGCTCGGGCTCCACGGCGGGCGGGATCAAGATCTTCCGCTTCCAGGTCGCCTACATCCTGCTCAAGGCCAACTTGAACCAACTGATTCACCCGCGCGCAGTAATTAAACAAAAGTACAACGGCCACCGTCTCGACGAAGAGATCGTGCGGTCGATCCTGACCTTCTCTTTTTTCTTCGCCATCACCATCTGCGCCATCGCCCTGGCCCTGTCGCTGCTCGGCCTGGACTGGATGACCGCGCTGACCGGCGCCGCCAGCACCGTGTCCGGCGTCGGCCCGGGCCTGGGGGAAACCATCGGCCCGGCCGGCAACTTCGCCAGCCTGCCGGATGCGGCCAAGTGGATCCTGTCGCTGGGCATGCTGCTGGGCCGGCTGGAGATCATTACAGTGTTTGTGCTGTGTATTCCGGCGTTCTGGCGCCACTGA
- a CDS encoding DUF962 domain-containing protein has product MENVKQFNSFAEFYPYYLKEHGNSTCRRLHFIGTTLVIGLLAYAIGRGSLGLLLAIPIAGYSFAWIGHFFFEKNRPATFKHPFYSLLGDFVMYRDMILGKVPF; this is encoded by the coding sequence GTGGAAAACGTCAAGCAATTCAATAGCTTCGCTGAGTTCTACCCCTATTACCTGAAAGAGCACGGCAACAGCACCTGCCGGCGCCTGCACTTTATCGGTACCACGTTGGTGATTGGCCTCCTGGCCTACGCCATTGGTCGCGGTTCGTTGGGCTTGCTGCTGGCCATACCGATTGCCGGCTACAGCTTTGCCTGGATCGGCCACTTCTTCTTCGAAAAGAACCGTCCAGCGACGTTCAAGCACCCGTTCTACAGCTTATTGGGGGATTTTGTGATGTATCGCGACATGATCCTCGGCAAAGTGCCGTTCTAG